From Glycine soja cultivar W05 chromosome 4, ASM419377v2, whole genome shotgun sequence, the proteins below share one genomic window:
- the LOC114408633 gene encoding uncharacterized protein LOC114408633 yields MGAERFSHDHAPLILGLQPSALVDNVATVDWSLLHRIPGERGGSIPVQIEELESILREVKSKSHDDIKTLAGGSVANTIRGLSRGFGISTGIIGAYGDDHQGQLFLTNMTFNSVDLSRLRQKKGHTAQCVCLVDDMGNRTMRPCLSNAVKVQAQELVKEDFKGSKWLVLRYAVLNLEVIQAAIHLAKQEGLLVSLDLASFEMVRNFKLPLLKLLESGNIDLCFANEDEAAELLRDEQKDDPIAAVEFLSKYCQWAVVTLGANGCIAKHGKEMIQVPAIGETKATDATGAGDLFASGFLYGVVKGLSLEECCKVGTCSGGSVIRSLGGEVTLENWQWMYKQMQINGLPTPSGLCK; encoded by the exons ATGGGAGCGGAGAGGTTTTCCCACGACCATGCTCCCTTGATTCTGGGTCTCCAGCCATCCGCCCTGGTCGACAACGTTGCCACCGTCGATTGGTCCTTGCTCCATCGCATTCCCGGCGAGCGCGGTGGCTCCATCCCT GTCCAAATTGAAGAACTGGAATCCATACTGAGAGAGGTTAAATCCAAATCCCACGATGACATCAAAACTCTCGCTGGTGGCAGCGTTGCCAACACAATTCGCGGTCTCAGTCGCGGTTTTGGAATTTCCACCGGAATTATTGGAGCTTATGGAGATGACCACCAAGGCCAGCTTTTTCTCACCAACATGACCTTCAACTCTGTCGACCTCTCAAGACTCCGTCAAAAGAAAGGACACACTGCACAG TGTGTTTGCTTGGTAGATGACATGGGTAACCGTACAATGCGGCCCTGTCTCTCAAATGCTGTCAAAGTTCAG GCACAAGAATTGGTGAAAGAGGATTTCAAGGGCTCCAAG TGGTTGGTATTGAGATATGCGGTACTCAACTTGGAGGTTATTCAAGCAGCAATTCATTTAGCCAAACAGGAAGGCCTTCTTGTTTCCTTGGATTTGGCCAGTTTTgag ATGGTGAGGAACTTTAAACTACCGCTTCTCAAGCTACTGGAATCTGGGAACATAGACCTCTGCTTTGCCAATGAGGATGAAGCAGCTGAACTTTTAAG GGATGAACAGAAAGATGATCCTATAGCTGCTGTAGAATTTCTTTCCAAATACTGCCAATGGGCTGTTGTAACATTGGGTGCTAATGGGTGCATTGCCAAACATGGAAAGGAG ATGATACAAGTCCCGGCCATTGGGGAAACAAAGGCAACCGATGCTACAGGAGCAGGGGACCTTTTTGCAAGTGGATTTTTGTATGGAGTGGTCAAGGGTTTGTCACTAGAAGAATGCTGCAAAGTAGGCACATGCAGTGGTGGATCTGTTATCCGGTCTCTTGGTGGTGAGGTAACGTTGGAGAATTGGCAATGGATGTACAAGCAGATGCAGATAAACGGTCTGCCCACGCCTTCCGGTTTATGCAAATGA